DNA sequence from the Helicobacter sp. MIT 05-5293 genome:
GGATTGTGATTTGCAAAAGGTTAATATAACCATCAAAACCTGCTAGTTTATGGTCAGCTGCAAGTAACATTGCGGTGAGGCTCACAACCGCTACACTTACGGGGCTTGCGATGATTCCCATTTGGCTTGATACTGAAGCCGCTGCCATCGGTCGTTCGGGGCGGATTCCATTTTTAATAGCAATGTCATAAATGATAGGCATTATCGTATAAACCACATGCCCTGTGCCACAAAGGATTGTCAAAAAACATGTTACAAAAGGCGCAAGGATTGTTAAAAATTTTGGATTGCGTCTAAGAATCCGTTCTGCGATTTGTAGCATCACATCTAACCCTCCGCTTGCTTGCAGGGTTGCGCTCGCCACAACGACAGCAAGGATTGTGAGCATCACATCAATAGCAGGTTTGCCCGGTTTGATATGGAAACAGAATACAAGCATTAAAATCCCAATACCACCCAAAAGCCCTAAGGCAATCCCCCCTTTTCGCGCTCCATAGAAAAGACATACTAATACGACAATCAGCTGAATAGCAAATTGCCACCCTTCAGGCAATGATGTAAGAAAATTCATCGCAAGACCTCCTTATGTGTTAAAATTTAAATGCGTGATTATCCTAGAAATTTAATTAGGATTTAGTAATACTTTATGAATATCCGCAGATTTGAGCGGTTGTATTGTCATAAAGTAACAAAAATGATGTTTGTATTAAATTATTGCCAACTCATTTGCATTGAAACTTCTTTGAAAACAAAGAATCTATATAATTACTCATTGACTGATGAGTTTAAAAGAGTTTAAAAGTGGCGCAAGATTCTAAAAATTCTAGCAAAGAAAAATTGAGGAGTAATAATGTCAGATAAAGGTGTCAATCCGTTTCATATCGTGCTTGTAGAGCCGCAAATCCCACAAAATACTGGTAATATCGGGCGATTGTGTGTGGCAAGTGGAAGTGTTTTGCATCTCATACACCCACTAGGCTTTAGCACATCTCAAAAAGAGCTCAAAAGGGCAGGGTTGGATTATTGGCAGTCTTTAAGTGTGTATGAGTGGCAGAATCTAGCCGCATTTTGGGAATCTCACCCCTTTGATGCGCAGCAACATTTTTTCTTTAGCACGAAGGCAAAGAGACTTTATTATGATGCTCCTCTTGCTCAAGCGGGGTATTTGTATTTTGGAAGAGAAGATGCAGGGCTTAATGCGGAGATTCTGAAAAATTTTGCGGATAATGTTTATAAAATGCCAATGACACCTCATACTCGCAGTATCAACCTCGCGACTTGTGTCGGTGCAGTGCTGTATGAAGGGGTAAGACAATCAAAGCTTTATGAAAAT
Encoded proteins:
- a CDS encoding tRNA (cytidine(34)-2'-O)-methyltransferase, which produces MSDKGVNPFHIVLVEPQIPQNTGNIGRLCVASGSVLHLIHPLGFSTSQKELKRAGLDYWQSLSVYEWQNLAAFWESHPFDAQQHFFFSTKAKRLYYDAPLAQAGYLYFGREDAGLNAEILKNFADNVYKMPMTPHTRSINLATCVGAVLYEGVRQSKLYENWDL